From Deltaproteobacteria bacterium, one genomic window encodes:
- a CDS encoding ABC transporter substrate-binding protein: MSKPHASLKKTILLALLLFSCLFIGFPVHPETEGESERAAMGEPVEDIQKVRVSAIDLIKGENIIRRAGGRRALEFYEALSGLPVDDERKGYVYFRIAKITYAFGDYQRSFEVIEKAIPLLKARYNLYSAMFLRMKIFAEMGWYREAKQVAGFLGDSGFVDFDEREMYLFMANADARLENPVEASVSFEKAFVLSDYERREEIYAQASNTISSLFAATANPFVFKTALESTNTLHFRTLISYLAARRCMEEKLYGFTRYFLDKFADISDFTGEKEQGDEIEMALARESYGKPVIAVYLPFTGPYSDFSFTVLAGLEMVLMKTTSRSGFPENSFFIEVHDTYGNASMLARHLEEGRVGRKVLAVVGPLSSREGYFFEEGDGFPPIFYLGQKYLDRGRGFINFGLKPSQEAMKLVNFAFSSGVFRAAILYPENGYGRAYRAEVIRAAEMQGVDIVVDRSYPPETEDFVWLIKDIVRESNFEEYARVEERDVSMPAPFDGVFILDVPGRGVFLHAQMVYYNIKVPYFSFSSWVNVNFLKEEMGDLKGLYCVTDFNPFSSTRDVADFVRDFEEHYGEVPDRFAGYGYDLGVMFDSYIRRVSILGLDFTALRERLTRELYGT; the protein is encoded by the coding sequence TTGTCGAAACCTCACGCATCGTTAAAAAAGACGATACTTCTGGCACTGCTCCTTTTCTCCTGCCTGTTCATTGGATTTCCCGTGCACCCCGAGACGGAAGGTGAATCGGAAAGAGCCGCGATGGGGGAACCCGTCGAGGATATCCAGAAGGTGCGAGTTTCCGCGATCGACCTCATAAAGGGGGAAAATATCATCAGGAGGGCGGGGGGAAGAAGAGCGCTTGAGTTCTACGAGGCCCTCTCGGGGTTGCCCGTCGATGACGAAAGGAAGGGGTACGTTTACTTCCGGATAGCGAAAATAACCTATGCTTTCGGTGACTACCAGAGATCGTTCGAGGTCATCGAGAAGGCAATCCCCCTGCTGAAGGCACGGTATAATCTCTACTCGGCGATGTTTTTGAGAATGAAAATATTCGCCGAGATGGGCTGGTACCGGGAAGCGAAGCAGGTTGCAGGTTTTCTCGGAGATTCCGGATTCGTCGACTTCGACGAAAGGGAAATGTACCTGTTCATGGCAAACGCCGATGCGCGGCTCGAAAATCCCGTCGAGGCTTCCGTTTCCTTCGAGAAAGCTTTCGTGCTGAGCGATTACGAGCGCAGGGAGGAAATATACGCTCAGGCCTCCAATACGATATCGTCCCTTTTCGCCGCGACAGCCAACCCCTTCGTCTTCAAGACCGCCCTGGAGAGCACCAATACGCTCCATTTCAGGACCCTCATATCCTACCTGGCAGCCCGGAGGTGCATGGAAGAGAAACTCTACGGTTTCACCCGCTATTTTCTCGATAAATTTGCCGACATTTCTGACTTTACGGGGGAGAAGGAGCAGGGGGACGAGATAGAGATGGCGCTGGCTCGAGAGAGCTACGGCAAGCCGGTGATCGCTGTCTACCTCCCCTTTACCGGCCCCTATTCGGACTTCAGCTTCACGGTCCTGGCGGGCCTGGAAATGGTTTTGATGAAAACCACGTCCCGGTCAGGGTTCCCGGAGAATTCCTTCTTTATCGAGGTACACGATACGTACGGCAACGCATCGATGCTCGCCCGACACCTGGAGGAGGGGAGGGTGGGCAGGAAAGTTCTGGCAGTCGTGGGGCCGCTATCGAGCCGGGAAGGATATTTTTTCGAGGAGGGAGACGGCTTTCCACCGATCTTTTACCTGGGCCAGAAATACCTGGACAGGGGAAGGGGCTTTATCAATTTCGGCTTGAAGCCGTCCCAGGAGGCGATGAAGCTGGTGAACTTCGCCTTTTCCTCGGGTGTGTTCAGAGCCGCCATCCTCTACCCCGAAAATGGATACGGAAGGGCATACCGCGCCGAGGTGATCAGGGCGGCGGAGATGCAGGGGGTAGATATCGTCGTGGACAGGAGCTATCCTCCCGAAACCGAGGATTTCGTGTGGCTCATCAAGGATATCGTTCGGGAAAGCAATTTTGAGGAGTACGCAAGGGTCGAGGAGAGGGATGTGTCGATGCCCGCTCCGTTTGACGGGGTATTTATCCTCGACGTCCCCGGCCGGGGGGTTTTTCTCCACGCGCAGATGGTCTATTATAATATCAAGGTTCCCTATTTTTCCTTCTCATCGTGGGTGAACGTGAATTTCCTGAAAGAGGAAATGGGTGACCTGAAAGGCCTTTACTGTGTCACTGATTTTAACCCTTTCTCTTCCACCAGGGATGTAGCGGATTTCGTCCGGGATTTTGAGGAGCACTACGGAGAGGTTCCCGACAGGTTTGCAGGATACGGTTACGACCTCGGCGTGATGTTCGATTCCTACATCCGCCGGGTTTCCATTCTCGGCCTCGACTTTACCGCCCTGAGGGAACGCCTGACAAGGGAGCTTTACGGAACGAG
- the galU gene encoding UTP--glucose-1-phosphate uridylyltransferase GalU has product MVVKKAVFPAAGLGTRFLPATKSSPKEMLPLVDKPLIQQCVEEVVASGITGIIIVTGRGKHAIEDHFDISFELEELLKEKKRKDELEEIRKISEMADFFYVRQNLPLGLGHAVLRARDLVGGEDFAVVLGDDIIDAEVPATAQLIEAYEKFGTGIYVAVERVDPEKVSRYGIINPGKKRGNVIEVRDMVEKPQRSAAPSNLAIIGRYILPFAIFDALSNTRPGSGGEIQLTDAMKRMIGETGVYAVEFKGKRYDAGQKTGFLKANIAFALQREDMRKELRRYMRDLVKKKFKT; this is encoded by the coding sequence ATGGTCGTGAAAAAGGCGGTGTTTCCCGCGGCTGGACTCGGGACGAGGTTTCTCCCCGCTACCAAGTCTTCGCCGAAAGAGATGCTCCCGCTCGTCGACAAACCCCTTATTCAACAGTGCGTCGAAGAGGTTGTCGCATCGGGCATTACCGGGATCATAATTGTCACGGGAAGGGGAAAGCACGCCATCGAGGATCATTTCGATATATCCTTCGAACTGGAGGAACTGCTGAAGGAGAAAAAGAGAAAAGACGAGCTCGAAGAGATTCGGAAAATAAGCGAGATGGCGGACTTTTTCTATGTTCGCCAGAACCTGCCGCTGGGTCTCGGCCATGCCGTTCTCCGGGCCAGGGATCTGGTCGGCGGGGAGGATTTTGCCGTGGTTCTCGGGGATGACATCATCGATGCCGAGGTGCCGGCCACGGCGCAGCTGATCGAGGCCTATGAGAAATTCGGGACGGGCATATACGTTGCCGTGGAAAGAGTTGACCCGGAAAAGGTCTCAAGGTACGGTATAATTAACCCGGGAAAGAAAAGGGGAAACGTCATCGAAGTGCGCGATATGGTTGAAAAACCGCAGCGTTCGGCGGCACCGTCCAACCTGGCGATCATCGGACGGTACATTTTGCCCTTTGCGATATTCGACGCCCTATCGAATACGAGGCCCGGTTCGGGCGGCGAGATTCAGCTCACCGATGCGATGAAACGCATGATCGGAGAAACGGGCGTGTATGCCGTTGAGTTCAAAGGAAAGAGATACGATGCGGGGCAAAAAACAGGGTTTTTAAAGGCGAACATCGCCTTTGCGTTGCAGAGGGAGGATATGAGAAAAGAGCTGCGGCGATACATGAGAGACCTGGTGAAGAAAAAGTTCAAAACATGA
- a CDS encoding Hsp20 family protein has translation MNDFGRGIYILDLSEKKEILQEKSGDRGMTFSPPADIFETGDGLHIVIEVPGVDVESLSVDVAGNRLIIAGMKEDRRIEGGAVFLCMERSYGRFRKTFEFTGAVNMLSARASYREGVLKIHVDRCEEKRGRGKKVKIEVDGD, from the coding sequence GTGAACGATTTCGGCAGGGGCATATACATTCTTGACCTCTCGGAGAAGAAGGAGATTCTGCAGGAAAAGAGCGGGGACCGGGGGATGACCTTTTCCCCGCCGGCAGATATTTTCGAGACCGGGGATGGGTTGCACATCGTGATCGAGGTTCCCGGTGTCGACGTGGAGTCCCTGTCCGTCGATGTCGCCGGTAACCGGCTGATCATTGCGGGGATGAAAGAGGACAGGAGAATCGAAGGGGGTGCGGTATTTCTCTGCATGGAGAGGAGTTACGGCCGGTTCAGGAAGACATTCGAGTTCACGGGAGCAGTGAACATGCTTTCAGCGAGGGCCTCATACAGGGAGGGGGTGCTCAAGATTCACGTGGACCGTTGCGAAGAGAAAAGAGGGAGAGGGAAGAAGGTTAAGATCGAAGTTGACGGAGACTGA
- the lon gene encoding endopeptidase La has translation MEKYESLGKVVDEKEDEAGEEGKDAHEFDDVPGVLPLLPVRDIVIFPYMTLPLFVGREASIAAVDSALAGKRYIFLAAQKDATIEEPKTDEIYPVGTVAMIMRMLKLPDGRIKILIQGIVKGKILQYKQEGSHMMVETTMMPEQEVKEISLETEALMRSVKEKIEKILNLKSLPAEISMVMENINSPGILADLVASNLRLKIEEAQSVLEVIDPVERLTRVNTLLSRELQLAEMQTMIQDQAKEEMSKTQREYFLREQLKAIKHELGDIDGKTEEIEDLRQKIVASGIHDEGRKEAEKQLRRLELMHPDSAEAATVRTYLDWLVELPWSKGTKDNINLKTAKKILDDDHFDLDQVKERILEYLAVRKMKKDMRGPILCFVGPPGVGKTSLGKSIARAMRRKFVRISLGGIRDEAEIRGHRRTYVGALPGRIVQGIKQAGTNNPVFMLDEIDKLGMDFRGDPSAALLEVLDPEQNFMFSDHYLNLAYDLSKVMFITTANLVDPIPPALKDRMEVITIPGYTDIEKLEIARKYLVPRQIEENGIKGKDVQFTDGALLGMINQYTKEAGLRNLEREIANVCRKVARRIAEGEKAPFKIGANVIHRYLGPPKFIPESESEVDQVGVATGLAWTMAGGDLLFIEVSLVKGKGQIAITGHLGDIMKESAQAAVTYARSRASALGIKEDFPSTKDMHIHVPAGAIPKDGPSAGITIATALVSVLAGIPVRKDVAMTGEITLKGRVLPVGGLKEKSLAAQRAGMKIVVLPDQNSKDLNDLPPYIRKKLHFELVTNMDEVLKVALKRDPFRKGRKGPGKAKGPRAKQVARKKSG, from the coding sequence TTGGAAAAATATGAATCTCTCGGAAAAGTGGTTGATGAGAAGGAGGACGAGGCTGGAGAGGAAGGGAAAGATGCGCACGAATTCGACGATGTTCCCGGTGTTCTCCCGCTTCTCCCTGTAAGGGATATTGTCATCTTCCCCTACATGACGCTGCCGCTCTTTGTCGGAAGGGAGGCGTCGATCGCCGCGGTGGACAGTGCGCTAGCCGGCAAGCGCTATATCTTCCTGGCGGCGCAGAAAGATGCCACGATCGAGGAGCCGAAGACCGATGAGATCTATCCCGTGGGGACCGTGGCGATGATCATGAGGATGCTCAAGCTTCCCGACGGGAGGATCAAGATCCTGATTCAGGGTATCGTGAAAGGGAAAATCCTGCAGTACAAGCAGGAGGGCTCCCACATGATGGTGGAAACGACAATGATGCCGGAGCAGGAGGTGAAGGAGATATCCCTCGAGACGGAAGCGCTCATGAGATCGGTAAAGGAGAAGATCGAGAAGATATTGAACCTGAAGAGCCTCCCCGCAGAGATTTCCATGGTCATGGAGAACATAAACAGCCCGGGTATCCTGGCGGACCTCGTGGCCTCGAACCTGCGCCTGAAGATCGAGGAGGCCCAGTCCGTTCTGGAGGTGATCGACCCGGTGGAGCGGCTGACCAGGGTAAACACCCTTCTCTCGAGAGAGCTGCAGCTGGCGGAGATGCAGACGATGATCCAGGATCAGGCCAAGGAGGAGATGAGCAAGACCCAGAGGGAGTATTTTCTCAGGGAGCAGTTGAAGGCGATAAAGCACGAACTCGGTGATATCGATGGAAAAACCGAGGAGATCGAGGACCTCAGGCAAAAGATCGTTGCATCGGGAATACACGATGAAGGCAGAAAAGAGGCGGAGAAACAGCTCAGGAGGCTGGAGTTGATGCACCCTGATTCTGCCGAGGCTGCCACGGTGAGGACATACCTGGACTGGCTCGTCGAGTTGCCCTGGAGCAAGGGGACGAAGGACAACATAAACCTGAAGACGGCGAAAAAGATTCTCGACGACGACCACTTCGACCTCGATCAGGTCAAGGAGAGGATCCTGGAATACCTTGCCGTCAGGAAGATGAAAAAGGATATGAGAGGGCCGATCCTCTGTTTCGTCGGCCCCCCCGGGGTGGGAAAAACGAGCCTCGGCAAATCCATCGCCCGGGCGATGAGGAGAAAATTCGTGCGCATCTCGCTGGGGGGTATCAGGGACGAGGCGGAGATCAGGGGTCACAGGAGAACCTACGTGGGAGCACTGCCCGGCAGGATAGTGCAGGGAATCAAGCAGGCGGGGACGAACAACCCCGTATTCATGCTCGACGAGATAGACAAGCTGGGGATGGATTTCAGGGGGGACCCTTCGGCCGCCCTCCTCGAGGTGCTCGATCCCGAACAGAACTTCATGTTCTCTGACCACTACCTCAACCTTGCCTATGATCTTTCAAAGGTGATGTTCATCACGACGGCGAATCTCGTCGATCCCATCCCGCCGGCGCTCAAGGACAGGATGGAGGTTATCACCATTCCCGGATACACGGATATAGAAAAGCTGGAGATAGCAAGGAAATACCTCGTTCCGCGGCAGATAGAGGAAAACGGCATAAAGGGAAAAGACGTTCAATTCACCGATGGCGCCCTCCTTGGCATGATCAATCAGTATACGAAGGAGGCGGGCCTTCGAAACCTGGAGAGGGAAATAGCGAATGTGTGCAGGAAAGTGGCACGGAGGATAGCCGAGGGGGAGAAAGCCCCTTTCAAGATAGGTGCAAACGTCATCCACCGCTACCTCGGCCCGCCCAAGTTTATCCCGGAGAGCGAGTCGGAAGTGGACCAGGTCGGCGTTGCCACGGGTCTTGCCTGGACCATGGCGGGAGGGGACCTGCTTTTCATAGAGGTCTCCCTGGTGAAGGGAAAAGGACAGATAGCCATTACGGGCCACCTCGGTGACATCATGAAAGAGTCGGCGCAGGCGGCCGTTACCTATGCGCGGTCCAGGGCATCGGCACTCGGGATCAAAGAGGACTTTCCTTCCACGAAGGATATGCACATACACGTTCCTGCAGGCGCTATCCCGAAAGATGGACCATCGGCGGGGATCACGATCGCAACGGCCCTTGTCTCGGTCCTGGCAGGAATACCGGTGAGGAAGGATGTGGCGATGACGGGGGAGATAACCCTCAAGGGGAGGGTTCTTCCCGTTGGGGGCCTCAAGGAGAAATCCCTCGCGGCGCAGAGGGCCGGGATGAAAATCGTCGTCCTCCCGGATCAGAACAGCAAGGATTTAAACGACCTGCCACCGTACATCAGGAAGAAGCTTCACTTTGAATTGGTTACGAACATGGATGAAGTGCTCAAGGTAGCGCTGAAGCGGGACCCCTTCAGGAAGGGGAGAAAGGGGCCGGGAAAAGCGAAGGGGCCCCGGGCGAAACAGGTGGCCCGGAAAAAATCAGGCTGA
- a CDS encoding DUF21 domain-containing protein, which yields MNELFFLLILFAMSAFFSASETAFFSVSVPELNIIKETGPSHYSRISYLRADPRRLIITILIGGEIANIAISSIITGLFTRALYTGSEIYSLIISTFAILIFGDLIPKSIAFAHSSKYVKFASFPLKYFMRIIGPFRYLVEKIAGGFLFLFGFKESEDLLYFSESKFRTLVDEGEKIGELDHTESSLIHNIFDLGDKTAYEVMTPVNDVFMIESSARFVDVVSQIKLYRHSRIPVYRDERNNIIGILYFKEILEHAEDQTTDVDWHQYLREPYFVPETKRLSDLLSDLRKRKTHMSVIIDEFGDVSGIATMEDILEELFGEIRDEYDREEDELRNIDEMTKVISGKMAIDKFNQIFSTEIEDEEFETIAGFILHLFGYLPKRGEKVFYGDIEFTVEKLKGIRILDVKVLKMQAEGGDDGV from the coding sequence TTGAACGAGCTCTTTTTTCTTCTCATTCTTTTTGCCATGTCGGCCTTTTTCTCTGCCTCGGAGACGGCCTTTTTTTCCGTCTCCGTGCCGGAGTTGAACATAATTAAGGAAACGGGCCCGTCCCATTATTCCCGGATCTCATATCTGCGGGCTGATCCGCGGCGCCTCATCATCACAATCCTGATCGGGGGCGAGATAGCGAACATTGCAATCTCATCGATTATCACCGGTCTGTTTACCCGGGCCCTTTACACGGGCAGTGAAATATACTCGCTCATCATATCGACATTCGCCATCTTGATATTCGGCGACCTCATCCCCAAGAGCATCGCCTTTGCCCATTCATCCAAATACGTGAAATTTGCCTCCTTCCCCCTCAAGTATTTTATGAGGATCATCGGCCCCTTTCGATATCTCGTTGAGAAAATAGCAGGGGGGTTTCTCTTCCTCTTCGGGTTCAAAGAATCGGAAGACCTTCTCTATTTTTCCGAGAGCAAGTTCAGGACCCTCGTTGACGAGGGAGAGAAAATTGGCGAGCTGGACCACACGGAATCGTCCCTGATACACAATATATTCGATCTCGGAGACAAGACTGCATACGAAGTTATGACACCGGTCAACGACGTGTTCATGATCGAGTCGTCGGCACGATTCGTCGATGTCGTTTCTCAGATAAAGTTATACCGCCACTCACGGATACCGGTATACAGGGACGAGAGAAACAACATCATCGGAATTCTCTATTTCAAGGAGATTCTGGAACACGCCGAAGACCAGACAACGGATGTGGACTGGCACCAGTATCTGCGCGAGCCCTATTTCGTCCCCGAGACGAAGAGACTTTCCGATCTTTTGAGCGACCTGAGAAAAAGGAAGACTCACATGTCCGTCATCATCGATGAGTTCGGTGACGTTTCGGGAATCGCGACGATGGAGGATATCCTCGAGGAGCTGTTCGGAGAAATACGGGACGAATACGACAGGGAAGAAGACGAATTACGGAATATCGATGAGATGACGAAGGTCATCAGCGGCAAGATGGCAATCGATAAGTTCAATCAGATTTTCAGCACGGAGATCGAAGATGAAGAGTTTGAAACCATCGCCGGCTTTATCCTCCACCTGTTCGGATACCTGCCCAAACGGGGGGAGAAGGTATTCTACGGCGATATTGAATTCACTGTCGAAAAGCTCAAGGGAATACGAATCCTCGACGTGAAAGTCCTGAAGATGCAAGCAGAGGGAGGGGATGATGGGGTTTGA